The following coding sequences are from one Nicotiana tomentosiformis chromosome 3, ASM39032v3, whole genome shotgun sequence window:
- the LOC104112518 gene encoding uncharacterized protein — translation MAEPKIFELNNGSMQVKVSNLGCTILSLSVPDKDGNLGDVVLGFDTVEPYQKGLAPFFGCIVGRVANRIKEGKFSLNGVDYTLPINKPPNSLHGGHKGFDKVVWEVAEHKEGKHPSITFKYHSRDGEEGYPGDLSVTATYTLTSKTTLRLDMEAVPANKPTPVSLAQHTYWNLGGHNSGDILDNTAQIWANHITPVDQNTIPTGEILPVKGTPFDFTAEKQIGRDIQQVGLGYDHNYVLDCVDVKDGLKHAAKIKDPKSSRVLNLWTNAPGMQFYTANYVNGVVGKGGAVYNKHAGVCLETQGFPNAVNTPNFPSVIVQPGDKYIHNMLYEFSVE, via the exons ATGGCAGAACCCAAAATCTTCGAACTCAACAATGGGAGCATGCAAGTTAAAGTCTCCAATTTGGGTTGCACCATTCTCTCCTTGTCTGTACCAGATAAAGATG GGAATTTGGGTGATGTGGTTCTTGGATTTGATACCGTCGAGCCATACCAG AAAGGTTTAGCTCCGTTCTTTGGTTGCATTGTGGGTCGAGTGGCAAACAGGATTAAGGAGGGCAAGTTCTCTCTGAATGGAGTTGATTACACTTTACCCATCAATAAGCCACCAAATAGCCTCCATG GTGGGCACAAGGGTTTTGACAAGGTTGTGTGGGAGGTTGCTGAACACAAGGAGGGCAAACATCCATCAATTACCTTTAAGTATCATAGTCGTGATGGAGAAGaag GTTACCCAGGAGATCTTTCTGTAACTGCAACTTACACACTTACCTCTAAGACGACACTCAGACTTGACATGGAAGCTGTGCCTGCAAATAAGCCGACTCCTGTTAGTTTAGCCCAGCACACCTATTGGAACCTTGGTGGCCATAATTCAGGAGATATTCTTGATAACACAGCCCAGATATGGGCAAATCATATTACTCCTGTTGATCAGAACACAATCCCAACCGGAGAAATATTGCCTGTGAAAGGAACTCCATTTGATTTCACTGCTGAAAAGCAGATCGGCCGTGATATCCAGCAAGTTGGCTTAGGGTATGACCATAATTACGTGCTCGACTGTGTAGACGTGAAAGACGGCTTGAAGCATGCTGCAAAAATCAAGGATCCTAAGAGCTCCAGAGTTCTCAATTTATGGACCAATGCTCCTGGCATGCAGTTTTACACTGCAAACTATGTGAATGGAGTTGTTGGTAAAGGTGGAGCTGTGTATAACAAGCATGCAGGAGTCTGTTTAGAGACGCAAGGATTTCCAAATGCTGTCAACACACCAAACTTCCCCTCTGTTATTGTTCAGCCTGGTGACAAGTACATTCACAACATGCTGTATGAATTTTCAGTTGAATAG
- the LOC104112519 gene encoding uncharacterized protein isoform X3 yields MSVEIKLSRSSRIYRPNEAVEGKIVTKLSSSISHQGIRLNVNPSVNLQVRGGSAGVIESIYGVIKPIPILNKTVEVLKSGKISSGTTEIPFSFMLKDPGEEPLEKLYETYHGGDISIQYLASVDISRGYLHKSLSATVEFIIESEKENLPEKPISPEVVMFYITQDTQRHSLLPELKSGGFRVSGKICTLCSLSDPIEGELTVEASAVPIQSIDMHLLRVESILVGEKIATESSLIQTTQIADGDVCRGLALPIYSILPRLLTCPSIFAGDAEVFAYVNG; encoded by the exons ATGTCAGTAGAAATCAAACTTTCCCGATCCAGTCGCATCTATCGCCCTAAT GAAGCAGTGGAAGGCAAAATCGTAACGAAGCTCTCTTCTTCGATTTCTCACCAAGGCATTCGACTCAATGTCAACCCTTCAGTCAACTTGCAG GTTAGAGGAGGATCAGCGGGAGTTATTGAATCTATTTATGGCGTTATTAAGCCTATTCCAATACT GAATAAGACTGTTGAGGTCCTAAAATCTGGTAAGATCAGCTCAGGTACTACAGAG ATTCCATTTTCTTTCATGTTGAAAGATCCAGGAGAAGAACCTTTGGAAAAACTTTATGAAACATATCATGGTGGGGACATTAGCATTCAG TATCTGGCATCTGTAGACATTTCGAGAGGATACTTACACAAGTCTCTATCTGCCACAGTGGAGTTCATAATTGAAAGTGAAAAGG AGAATCTTCCAGAGAAACCTATTTCTCCTGAAGTGGTCATGTTTTATATCACCCAAGACACACAGAGGCATTCACTACTTCCAGAGCTAAAATCAG GGGGATTCAGGGTAAGCGGTAAAATATGCACATTATGTTCTTTGTCGGATCCTATTGAAGGTGAGCTAACTGTTGAAGCATCTGCTGTTCCTATCCAATCCATTGACATGCACTTGCTGCGAGTGGAGTCAATTTTGGTCGGGGAAAAGATAGCAACTGAATCTTCTCTGATACAGACAACTCAG ATAGCTGATGGGGATGTATGTCGAGGCTTGGCTCTTCCCATCTACAGTATTCTTCCCCGCCTTTTGACTTGTCCGTCAATCTTTGCTGG GGATGCTGAAGTTTTTGCGTATGTAAATGGGTGA
- the LOC104112519 gene encoding uncharacterized protein isoform X2, which yields MSVEIKLSRSSRIYRPNEAVEGKIVTKLSSSISHQGIRLNVNPSVNLQVRGGSAGVIESIYGVIKPIPILNKTVEVLKSGKISSGTTEIPFSFMLKDPGEEPLEKLYETYHGGDISIQYLASVDISRGYLHKSLSATVEFIIESEKEKPISPEVVMFYITQDTQRHSLLPELKSGGFRVSGKICTLCSLSDPIEGELTVEASAVPIQSIDMHLLRVESILVGEKIATESSLIQTTQIADGDVCRGLALPIYSILPRLLTCPSIFAGPFSLEFKVTIVITFQSEQSKLHPKSNFKTLRSWHAAESVPLELIRTK from the exons ATGTCAGTAGAAATCAAACTTTCCCGATCCAGTCGCATCTATCGCCCTAAT GAAGCAGTGGAAGGCAAAATCGTAACGAAGCTCTCTTCTTCGATTTCTCACCAAGGCATTCGACTCAATGTCAACCCTTCAGTCAACTTGCAG GTTAGAGGAGGATCAGCGGGAGTTATTGAATCTATTTATGGCGTTATTAAGCCTATTCCAATACT GAATAAGACTGTTGAGGTCCTAAAATCTGGTAAGATCAGCTCAGGTACTACAGAG ATTCCATTTTCTTTCATGTTGAAAGATCCAGGAGAAGAACCTTTGGAAAAACTTTATGAAACATATCATGGTGGGGACATTAGCATTCAG TATCTGGCATCTGTAGACATTTCGAGAGGATACTTACACAAGTCTCTATCTGCCACAGTGGAGTTCATAATTGAAAGTGAAAAGG AGAAACCTATTTCTCCTGAAGTGGTCATGTTTTATATCACCCAAGACACACAGAGGCATTCACTACTTCCAGAGCTAAAATCAG GGGGATTCAGGGTAAGCGGTAAAATATGCACATTATGTTCTTTGTCGGATCCTATTGAAGGTGAGCTAACTGTTGAAGCATCTGCTGTTCCTATCCAATCCATTGACATGCACTTGCTGCGAGTGGAGTCAATTTTGGTCGGGGAAAAGATAGCAACTGAATCTTCTCTGATACAGACAACTCAG ATAGCTGATGGGGATGTATGTCGAGGCTTGGCTCTTCCCATCTACAGTATTCTTCCCCGCCTTTTGACTTGTCCGTCAATCTTTGCTGG TCCATTTTCCCTAGAGTTCAAAGTTACCATTGTAATAACATTTCAGTCAGAGCAATCGAAGTTGCATCCAAAATCCAATTTCAAAACTCTTAGATCATGG CACGCAGCAGAAAGTGTTCCCCTTGAACTGATTCGGACAAAGTGA
- the LOC104112519 gene encoding uncharacterized protein isoform X1 codes for MSVEIKLSRSSRIYRPNEAVEGKIVTKLSSSISHQGIRLNVNPSVNLQVRGGSAGVIESIYGVIKPIPILNKTVEVLKSGKISSGTTEIPFSFMLKDPGEEPLEKLYETYHGGDISIQYLASVDISRGYLHKSLSATVEFIIESEKENLPEKPISPEVVMFYITQDTQRHSLLPELKSGGFRVSGKICTLCSLSDPIEGELTVEASAVPIQSIDMHLLRVESILVGEKIATESSLIQTTQIADGDVCRGLALPIYSILPRLLTCPSIFAGPFSLEFKVTIVITFQSEQSKLHPKSNFKTLRSWHAAESVPLELIRTK; via the exons ATGTCAGTAGAAATCAAACTTTCCCGATCCAGTCGCATCTATCGCCCTAAT GAAGCAGTGGAAGGCAAAATCGTAACGAAGCTCTCTTCTTCGATTTCTCACCAAGGCATTCGACTCAATGTCAACCCTTCAGTCAACTTGCAG GTTAGAGGAGGATCAGCGGGAGTTATTGAATCTATTTATGGCGTTATTAAGCCTATTCCAATACT GAATAAGACTGTTGAGGTCCTAAAATCTGGTAAGATCAGCTCAGGTACTACAGAG ATTCCATTTTCTTTCATGTTGAAAGATCCAGGAGAAGAACCTTTGGAAAAACTTTATGAAACATATCATGGTGGGGACATTAGCATTCAG TATCTGGCATCTGTAGACATTTCGAGAGGATACTTACACAAGTCTCTATCTGCCACAGTGGAGTTCATAATTGAAAGTGAAAAGG AGAATCTTCCAGAGAAACCTATTTCTCCTGAAGTGGTCATGTTTTATATCACCCAAGACACACAGAGGCATTCACTACTTCCAGAGCTAAAATCAG GGGGATTCAGGGTAAGCGGTAAAATATGCACATTATGTTCTTTGTCGGATCCTATTGAAGGTGAGCTAACTGTTGAAGCATCTGCTGTTCCTATCCAATCCATTGACATGCACTTGCTGCGAGTGGAGTCAATTTTGGTCGGGGAAAAGATAGCAACTGAATCTTCTCTGATACAGACAACTCAG ATAGCTGATGGGGATGTATGTCGAGGCTTGGCTCTTCCCATCTACAGTATTCTTCCCCGCCTTTTGACTTGTCCGTCAATCTTTGCTGG TCCATTTTCCCTAGAGTTCAAAGTTACCATTGTAATAACATTTCAGTCAGAGCAATCGAAGTTGCATCCAAAATCCAATTTCAAAACTCTTAGATCATGG CACGCAGCAGAAAGTGTTCCCCTTGAACTGATTCGGACAAAGTGA
- the LOC138908547 gene encoding uncharacterized protein yields MWDCPNKGGGGMVQPTGSVSGSSSSVRPPTRGFQQSTCCGRGRGAVPSSSDTQNRMYALAGRQDIESSPDVVKGILSVFSYDVYALIDPGSTLSYVTPFVANKFGIEPELINKPLAVSTPIGDSVISRRIYRGCTMIICSRQTSANLFELEMVDFDVIMGMDWLASCYANVDCRTKMARFQFPGEPIIKWKGNIATPKGRFISYLKARRMISKCYIYHLIRVRDVEEKPPTLQSILVVNEFLEVFPDELPGLPCKMEIEFNIDVLPDTQPISIPPYRMAPAEL; encoded by the coding sequence atgTGGGATTGTCCTAACaaaggaggtggtggtatggtgCAACCAACTGGATCTGtctctggttcttcctcatcagttcgacctccaacacggggttttcaacagtcgacatgttgtggtagaggtagaggtgcagTGCCAAGTTCGAGCGATACACAAAATCGAATGTATGCTCTAGCAGGTCGACAGGATATCGAGTCATCTCCTGATGTTGTCaaaggtatattgtctgtgttttcttatgacgTATATGCGCtgattgatccgggatctacattatcatatgttacaccatttgtggctaataagtttggcattgaacctgaattaataaataaaccacttgcggtatccactccaataggagattctgtgatttcTAGAAGGATATATAGAGGTTGCACAATgataatttgtagtcgtcaaacctcggcgaACCTATTTgaattagaaatggttgattttgatgtgataatgggaatggactggttggcatcaTGTTATGCAAACGTTGATTGTCGTACAAAGATGGCTAGGTTTCAGTTTCCCGGTGAACCCATTATtaaatggaaggggaacattgctacaccgaaaggtaggtttatttcataTCTAAAGGCAAGGAGGATGATCTCAAAatgttacatttatcatctcatTCGTGTTAGAGATGTGGAGGAGAAGCCGCCTACACTACAATCAATCCTCGTGGTTAATGAATTTCTAgaagttttcccagatgaactcccaggccttccttgTAAAATGGAGATTGAGTTTAACATTGATGTGTTACCTGACACTCagccgatctctatccctccgtACAGGATGGCCCCAGCTGAGTTGTGA